GTCGTCCACGCGCCTCTCCTTGGTCAGGATAGGTTTTACATCCTTCCCCTCGCTGTCGGTGCTGTCCGAGCCCGCCTGGCTGCCATCGTCATCACCATCATCCCCACGTGGGAGAGAACGCAGCGGCAGCGGAGACTTCACTGGAAGGTCGCCCGACGCAATACTGCCGCCGAGGTATCCTGGCGCCGGGCTACCGGAGCCCAGGCTGTCTCCATCTTCATCGTGTTGGAAGGCCTCGTTGGTGAACTGGATGCCCCCCTTCTGCCCGCCTCGACCCAGCTGTGGACGGAAAGCACATGCGGGTGAAATCAGGATCAATGGTTCAAGACCTGCTGGtgacctggaggagctgcagtggTCAGCATACACCATATGGTCAACATGACGAGGTTATAAGTGTTTGCAGATTCCTACAAGATAGAGGCGTTAAACTGCAAGCGTGTCTCTTACAGAACGTTTTCCCCAATAATCCCACTTCAATCAGGGAACATTTTTCACAACCAGCTTACCGAGCTTTGGAAGACGCTGGCTTCGAAAACCTTCTTCCCGTCCGCGTCTGCCTTCCGGATGCGGACCACGAGCGCCACGATGACCGCCAGGCAGATCAGCAGCAGGACGCCTAGCGTGGCCCCGAGCGCTGCCATGTCCACCACCCCGAAGGCGCCTGGGGGGGGGCCAGCTGCCGAaaaattgaacaaaaaatgGCTGAATCTCTAACCAGTAAATCTTAAATTTAACGTGTGGCTTTTTAAATAGATGGCCGGCTAAATAAAGCATATGGGTTGGATGAATGCATGACGTCAGGCTTTTTAAAACGTTGCATTATGCattcattttatataaatactaCACAATTAAATCAGTCCTCCCATGTAAGTTCAATATAACAGCATTTCAGAAACTTAACTGAACAAGATAAACCGATCGTCATCACTTCTCTGCTTCAAGTTGATTATTCTGTTGCTTTGGCTCTTATTTTTACGTTTGCCACAAATTTAGATTCCCCTCTCAACATTCTGTGGAAGGCTGGTTTTCTTTTGTGCTCATAGTGGTCCAACAGCTCAACTTCCAATTTAGACATTAGCCAAACAAAGCACCTACAAAAAAAGTCTccaagcattttgtttttttgctcttttgaCTTCTCACAAGTCTGATAAAGTTGAGCTGGGTCCACATTGAGCTGGACGACGAGTCGGCCTTGTGCGAGTCTCGATTGCTGAGGACAAAGCTCTGTGGTTGGTTGCTTTTCATGTCAACAACACAGTCTGCCATGGAACATATCGTGAACTCTTCCGCGACAGGAACTTTCATCCCTCTCTTAAATCCCTTCGGTGCTACGCCGGAGCtcctattgtttttttaacagcgtATCACATGTTCTAACCCCCGATGATCGCTGTCATCTTAGCGTGACGGAAACATATTGAACTTGGCGGAGGTGGCTGAGAGGGAAGCGTGACCGCCTGTGTTCTGCCTTCACTGGTCATACTTGGATTAGTGGTGGAGGCCGTTGAGAGGCTGACGGGGGTGGAGGCTGTTGAGAGGCTGACGGGGGTGGAGGCCGTTGGGTCGGAGGTGGACACTTCTTCTGTGGCCATGCTGTCGGTGGAGGACGTCGTGTCTGTGGTGCTCAGAGGCAAACTGGTGGTGGTTAGACCTATGAGGAGAACACACTTTGAAGCTCAGTGTTTTCACCTCCTGTTCTCTCCCAAAAGGTCAATGGTTCTTCACACCGGATGCAGAGGGATTCGCACAAACGGGACTGCTGGAAGTTTCAGTACACTTTGCTACAATCAATCAGTGGATCCAACGGTGAAGTATCATGGAGAAGACAAGATGTAGCTTTTTAAATAGCATTAAATGAATCGTTGCTTCACAGGAAGTGTAGCAGACAGTTAAAAAAATCACGTCTTTTTATATGTCACATAAGTTTGCTTTATCACTCGACTTGGAGCGCCTCAGTTGAACGCCATGTTTCTCAGACAGCCTGAAAAGGCCTAATTCGGATCTAAATGAACTCTGCTGCAGTTCTTTGTGACATGAGAGCAGACCAACCACAGGACCACGCCACAGaggagacaataaaaaaaaaacacaaacaccttcCCACGCATCGGATGAGACGGACATAACCAGGCTACCCAGGCACAACATTCCCATAAAAGTAGTTTTTCGAGGAAATGAGCCAAATCAATTCTGCACCTGGAATTTGTCAAATCTgcttttgggtgggggggtctaaCAGCAGCCAATTGGACATTTTTGGCATTTTGCAAGCTACGAGCTGTTGACTGTGGCTCCCCTGCATGTATTTGATGGTCCCGCAGCAGATGCAATGAAGCACAGCCAATCCGTGTAGGGTTCATTCTACCTGAAGTCACCTCCAGGAGCAGCTGAACCAAAGCTTCTTCTTTGTTGGTCGTGTCCAAGGCGCTCAACTGGAAGAATGAAGGTTAAATTGAAAATCTGCTCTTGTCATTCTGTGACTTGGAGGTTTAGCTGTAGATTCGTAGACTCACCTGCAGAGTCAATAAGCCCCCCGGGAGATCCTTTGTCAGGAACAAATAGCCGTCGACGATGGCAAAATCACTGCTCCCGTCAACAAAGTAGGAAATGTGGGGATTTATACCCTGTTTTAACATGAATCAAAAGGTCAGTGCACCACATTGAGCAGACAGAGGACTCTCAACACTCGCCACGGTGAGTATTTAGCAGACCGAGTTATGAGGGTTTGTCTGAACTCCAAATGAATAACTATATTTTTTAACAGCCTTTCAGATATATGGTCTGTGTTTCTAGACTAGACCACTTCCACTAGAAATTTTGAGTCTTTGTAACAGGATTCCGAGATCACGGTTTCATACCTCAGGGCCGTAGTCCTCGTCTGTAGCGAGGATCCGCAGCGGCTTGTCCGGGGCGTTGAGCTCCGTTGCCATGACGCCCACTCCGGTGACGACGCCTTCGTACTGTGACCTCTGAAACTTCGGGGGGTATAGACTCTTCAGCTGCACGCTGATTGTGACGGAGGTGATGGCAAACTGGAATCTGTTGGTACTCTGAGCAGCCTGGGAGACACATTTCTGATCGGTTATCTCTCAATGAGTGACAGATTTACCATTTTATTATGGATTTACCCTTTAATCTTTTTTACATTATACTCTGAATATtgttaaaaatatgtatttatattttaagaAGAGTGTAAAATatccttgtgttttttaaatatgtcaatcaaatcaaatgaatccattcaagagagagaaaatgtgtcaaaaaatTATTGTTGAGTCGTGTAAGCCTCCAAAATATAAAACTATAAAACTACaaaactgaaaatattttgtttgttagtttCACATCAGTTTGGGCTTTTAAAAAGTAGCCTACCTCAGACATTTTATGGACCAACGATTAATCaattagttaaaaaaatatttttgtgttacGGTCgatttatattaaaatataaatatgttttggttttggtttcagATATTATAAACCTAGAAGGAATCATTTGGTTACAGCGCTAAGCAACGACAGCACAGACCAAACAGATCTCCCTGTGGCCCGCGGATCGCATGATGGAACTTTCGTCTTTACCAGAACCGTCAGGCCGATCGGCACCAGCTGGTTAGCCGGCTTTAGCATGGTGATGTTCCCAGAGACGGGGTGGATCTGGAACAGGCCGCCGGCGTCTCCTGAAACAGAGACAAGGGGAGCTGCTTCTACCTGCCGATCACCTGCAAGTCAGCGGGCGAGCGACGAACCTCAATTGAACCCTCACCGTTTAAGAACGAGTACGTTACCGCCTCTCCGATCCCTGAGTCTCCGTCGATGGCGTACAGCGGCCCAGGATCCAGAGGCAAGGCTCCGGGCTGCGAAGGAAAAATACACTAATTGTCATCATCGTTGCGGCATGTGGCCAAGTCGGAGACAGAAGTCCGCCAAAAGGCCTCGAGGCTTGGCTGTAAAACCTCTCATTAGAACACAGACTGTTGCATTCCTGCCGTTTGGAAAACGATTCGTGGATCGTCCTTCATTCATAATGCAGTTGTTTGTCCGGAGGTGTGTAAGTAAAGGGGTTTAGGATGAAACAAGGTTTCCAGATGAAGTGTTGGACCTCTTGTTCGTTCAAGACGACCCTGCCGGTGTAGCCGTCATTCTGGCAGACAACTGCCCCCCCGACCTCGTGTTTGTTGCAGGGCTGGAACCACGGCGGCCTGTTGTCCACGTCTAAGATGGAGAccaggatggtggtggtggcacTGAAGGGATCACTGCCCGGCGGCCCATCCTTTCAAAAAATTTAAAAGGAGAAGCGtgaattaaattgtttttgtcttttgtacaACGCGGCAGGACAGTCGGCGGATTAGTGAAGAactgaactcacaatcctgttAAATACACTTTCACAGATATTTCTTTGACTCTGAAAAAGGTAAACCAGACTCTAAGACCGGCAATGAGCAGTACTCACCACAGCAGTTAATATCAGCTCAACCGTTTTGACTTTCTCGTAGTCAAGGGGCATCTCGACGAGGAGATCCGGGTTGGTCTGTGACCTCAGCTTAAAGCCCTTCTGCAGAAATCCATCGGGACAATAAAATGTCTTAAGGTCTGACCCTTGAGCTAGCAGTTTAATGCTAGGCAAAGCTTTTAGTAGTATCTCAGTATTGAAGATTAGACAGAAGGCAAACAACCAGAGGCTTTATCTCAATGttgaagagaaaaacaagcagaCGGTCTCACAGATAGAGGCGTCAGCGAGTAGAGGATTTGTTCACCATCCAAGTCCGTGGCAGCGTAGCGGCCCACACTTGTGTCTACAGGAGACATCTGGGACAGAAACCATTGTAGGGATTAAAGCAGCTTCCACTGAAACCTCTCTGACACTTTCCTCAAAAGATCCATGTAAACCGAATAAAGCCCCTGTTTAAACTCTACACGGCCAGAAGTACGTGTTGAACATGATGAACCTTCTATGAGAGCCTCCACTCCTCTGGTTTGAAGTCAAGACAGTGCAGACTTgttaagtcccccccccccccccccccccctgaatatAATAAAATGGAAGAAGGCTAAAGCCTAAAATATGATTGTTTCTGTCATTGGAAGTAGATCATGAAATGTCCACATAGTTCTGGCCACATAGTGTAGCCCAGAGCAACTTGGATGTACAACAggtacatacatgcacaaattgattgattatatttcatatatctaCTAGATATTAGTGAACAACATACGTCTGAAGGTGTATTTCAGAGTCTTACCTCAGGGACGTTAACCAGGTACGTGTCTTGGTCAAAGAGCGGATAGTTATCATTCAAATTGACCACAAGTACGACGATGGTGAGAGGGAACTGGGAACAAGAAG
The DNA window shown above is from Gasterosteus aculeatus chromosome X, fGasAcu3.hap1.1, whole genome shotgun sequence and carries:
- the cdhr5b gene encoding cadherin-related family member 5 isoform X1, translated to MEAIHPGFTASTSFCLLLLILLSTSDAQICSAKSPVEFAENNTVGAVVLEITVQPGVTLEFQAPVSPDNPFVLERNSLLAGKVLDYEKNKNHVINIICTKTDTSEKFPLTIVVLVVNLNDNYPLFDQDTYLVNVPEMSPVDTSVGRYAATDLDGEQILYSLTPLSKGFKLRSQTNPDLLVEMPLDYEKVKTVELILTAVDGPPGSDPFSATTTILVSILDVDNRPPWFQPCNKHEVGGAVVCQNDGYTGRVVLNEQEPGALPLDPGPLYAIDGDSGIGEAVTYSFLNGDAGGLFQIHPVSGNITMLKPANQLVPIGLTVLAAQSTNRFQFAITSVTISVQLKSLYPPKFQRSQYEGVVTGVGVMATELNAPDKPLRILATDEDYGPEGINPHISYFVDGSSDFAIVDGYLFLTKDLPGGLLTLQLSALDTTNKEEALVQLLLEVTSGLTTTSLPLSTTDTTSSTDSMATEEVSTSDPTASTPVSLSTASTPVSLSTASTTNPTGPPPGAFGVVDMAALGATLGVLLLICLAVIVALVVRIRKADADGKKVFEASVFQSSLGRGGQKGGIQFTNEAFQHDEDGDSLGSGSPAPGYLGGSIASGDLPVKSPLPLRSLPRGDDGDDDGSQAGSDSTDSEGKDVKPILTKERRVDDGYKSVWFKENAKDEVVIIQDSEEEEEEDDDDDEKKPSSSGREEDESPRVRTQRVGFNDTDLDSGLGVKMEDPEDDSEGDEDMNNHL
- the cdhr5b gene encoding cadherin-related family member 5 isoform X2; its protein translation is MEAIHPGFTASTSFCLLLLILLSTSDAQICSAKSPVEFAENNTVGAVVLEITVQPGVTLEFQAPVSPDNPFVLERNSLLAGKVLDYEKNKNHVINIICTKTDTSEKFPLTIVVLVVNLNDNYPLFDQDTYLVNVPEMSPVDTSVGRYAATDLDGEQILYSLTPLSKGFKLRSQTNPDLLVEMPLDYEKVKTVELILTAVDGPPGSDPFSATTTILVSILDVDNRPPWFQPCNKHEVGGAVVCQNDGYTGRVVLNEQEPGALPLDPGPLYAIDGDSGIGEAVTYSFLNGDAGGLFQIHPVSGNITMLKPANQLVPIGLTVLAAQSTNRFQFAITSVTISVQLKSLYPPKFQRSQYEGVVTGVGVMATELNAPDKPLRILATDEDYGPEGINPHISYFVDGSSDFAIVDGYLFLTKDLPGGLLTLQLSALDTTNKEEALVQLLLEVTSAGPPPGAFGVVDMAALGATLGVLLLICLAVIVALVVRIRKADADGKKVFEASVFQSSLGRGGQKGGIQFTNEAFQHDEDGDSLGSGSPAPGYLGGSIASGDLPVKSPLPLRSLPRGDDGDDDGSQAGSDSTDSEGKDVKPILTKERRVDDGYKSVWFKENAKDEVVIIQDSEEEEEEDDDDDEKKPSSSGREEDESPRVRTQRVGFNDTDLDSGLGVKMEDPEDDSEGDEDMNNHL